From the Chloroflexota bacterium genome, one window contains:
- the mazG gene encoding nucleoside triphosphate pyrophosphohydrolase: MLDALVAEARVRWGLDPAAGLQVVIAERLVGTPIDPTRPVLVVPAVILGTANDGPVRPLPGRHGPRGQDPLAVVGRLYPADHSVGRFGVAVGTVVGDLVPDDLTAPLYLAPVPPELAPASPWSLPWLSDRLRAPDGCPWDREQTHDSLRGHLLEETYEVYDALASGASPALAEELGDLLLQIVLHAQLAAEAGVFDLADVEAAIGAKIVRRHPHVFGDAEARTASDVNRQWERIKAAERAEAAEAAEAPKSALDGISPSLPALAASQEMQERAANLGYDWPTIDGVIDKVHEELGELLAADSDANRREELGDLLMVLVNVGRKHGIQAEAALREANGKFRRRFGEVERLARERGVALRDLDFDALDALWDAAKAATG, translated from the coding sequence ATGCTCGACGCGCTCGTCGCGGAGGCGCGGGTCCGCTGGGGTCTTGACCCCGCCGCAGGGCTCCAGGTCGTCATCGCCGAGCGACTCGTCGGGACGCCGATCGATCCAACGCGGCCGGTCCTCGTCGTGCCGGCGGTGATCCTCGGCACCGCGAACGACGGCCCCGTCCGACCGCTGCCGGGTCGCCACGGTCCGCGCGGCCAGGATCCGCTGGCGGTCGTCGGCCGCCTGTATCCCGCCGACCACTCGGTCGGGCGCTTCGGGGTGGCGGTCGGAACCGTCGTCGGAGACCTCGTGCCGGACGATCTCACGGCACCCCTCTACCTCGCCCCGGTCCCGCCGGAGCTCGCCCCGGCGAGCCCATGGTCCCTGCCATGGCTCTCGGATCGGCTCCGGGCGCCGGATGGCTGTCCGTGGGACCGCGAGCAGACCCACGATTCGCTCCGCGGCCATCTCCTCGAGGAGACGTACGAGGTGTACGACGCCCTCGCGTCCGGCGCCTCGCCAGCCCTCGCCGAGGAGCTCGGCGACCTCCTCCTCCAGATCGTCCTCCACGCCCAGCTCGCGGCAGAGGCCGGCGTCTTCGACCTGGCGGATGTCGAGGCGGCGATCGGGGCGAAGATCGTCCGCCGGCATCCCCATGTCTTCGGCGACGCCGAGGCCCGCACGGCGAGCGACGTGAACCGTCAATGGGAGCGGATCAAGGCCGCCGAGCGCGCCGAGGCGGCCGAGGCAGCCGAGGCCCCAAAGAGCGCACTCGACGGGATCAGCCCTTCCCTCCCGGCCCTCGCCGCGAGCCAGGAGATGCAGGAGCGGGCGGCCAACCTCGGCTACGACTGGCCCACGATCGACGGCGTCATCGACAAGGTCCACGAAGAGCTCGGGGAACTGCTCGCAGCCGACTCGGACGCGAACCGGCGGGAGGAGCTCGGCGACCTCCTCATGGTCCTCGTCAACGTCGGCCGCAAGCACGGCATCCAGGCGGAGGCCGCCCTGCGCGAGGCGAACGGCAAGTTCCGGCGGCGGTTCGGCGAGGTCGAACGGCTCGCCCGAGAGCGGGGCGTCGCGCTCCGCGACCTGGACTTCGACGCGCTCGATGCGCTGTGGGACGCTGCCAAGGCGGCGACCGGATGA
- the rph gene encoding ribonuclease PH: protein MTIGNRPPTIRTDGRGPDEPRQVTFTLGVQKWAEGSCRIRVGDTEVLCAATIADRVPPHLRGKGTGWITAEYAMLPRATSERTDRESVKGRIGGRTHEIQRLIGRSLRGVVDLARIGERTITVDCDVLQADGGTRTASITGGYVALAAALISHGMERHLVAKIAAISVGIVDGRPLLDLDYSEDSRADVDFNVVGTDAGTYVELQGTAEGKPFDRAAMNGLLDLAGRGLDRLFAAQAEAIATVRR, encoded by the coding sequence ATGACGATCGGGAACCGACCGCCGACGATCCGCACGGACGGACGCGGACCGGACGAACCGCGCCAGGTGACGTTCACCCTGGGCGTTCAGAAGTGGGCAGAAGGGTCGTGCCGGATCCGCGTCGGTGACACGGAGGTCCTGTGCGCCGCCACGATCGCGGACCGCGTCCCGCCCCATCTCCGCGGCAAGGGCACGGGCTGGATCACCGCCGAGTACGCGATGCTCCCGCGGGCGACGTCCGAGCGGACGGACCGCGAGTCCGTCAAGGGCCGGATCGGCGGCCGGACCCACGAGATCCAGCGGCTCATCGGCCGCTCGCTTCGCGGCGTCGTGGACCTTGCCCGGATCGGCGAGCGGACGATCACCGTGGACTGCGACGTCCTCCAGGCGGACGGCGGCACGCGGACCGCCTCGATCACCGGGGGCTATGTCGCCCTCGCGGCCGCCCTCATCAGCCACGGCATGGAGCGCCACCTCGTCGCCAAGATCGCGGCGATCAGCGTCGGGATCGTCGACGGGCGACCGCTCCTCGACCTCGACTACAGCGAGGACTCCCGGGCGGATGTCGACTTCAATGTCGTCGGCACGGACGCCGGGACGTACGTCGAGCTGCAGGGCACGGCGGAGGGGAAACCGTTCGATCGGGCGGCGATGAACGGGCTGCTCGACCTCGCCGGACGCGGCCTGGACCGCCTCTTCGCCGCCCAGGCGGAGGCGATCGCCACGGTCCGCCGGTGA